The window AAAAAAGGATTATACGCTTTTCCGGGCGCTTTTGCCACAGCCAGAGAAGCTGCATGACTAAAGCGGTTGCTTTGACCAACGACATAGGTGTCATATGTATATTTAGGGTTGAGCATGTATGCTGATTCTTGAGGTTCTATACTAAATGTCTTACGTTGTGGTTGTTCTTCTTCAAGGTTTTGAGAGAAAGTCAACTCTTCTTCTTCGTTTGCAAAAAAATCGTCCTCTGCTTTTTGTTTCATTTGCTCATTAACATTGAGCTCGAGGATAATATCAAGGTCAAAATTATTTTTAACAGACCTTTTTATATGATAATCACATTTTTCATATACCCATTTTTTCATAAAAGCATTAGGTACCCCCAGAATAAGGGAATTATTTAAAAAAGAGATGGGTTTGACTGCTTTTTGAAAAGTAGCATAAGAAATTTTTCCTAGCTTTTCTTGAAGATACTCGTCTACGTGTTCCCATACATCAATGATACTAATAGCTGTGTTATTTACCTGTGGATAACTCATTGTTGATAAGTATCGTATCAAACAAAAAATAAATTTGCAATAATGAAAGAGTTGCAAAAGTGAAGTTACAAATTTGTAATTTTAAAATAACCTTGCAGCTCTTATGTTTTCTGATTTATGGTCTTTTTTTAGTATGTTGTTTTTTCAATCTATTTTAAGTTAAATTATTGTTTTTTTGATAAGATTGTAGACCAATCTTTGATGACAGGATCAAAGCCTTTTTTTTCCAAAGTTGAGATGATTTCCTCTAGTGATCTGTTGTCGCTAACTTTAAATTGCTCATCAGAGGAATTTTCACTATAACCACCAGGATTGGTTTTTGATTCAGCACTAATTTGAGTAACTCCTAGCCCAAGAAGATTATCTCTAAGTTGTGCATTTTCTCTAGTAGAAAGAAGGATGCCAACTTTAGGAAAAGCTATTCTGAAGGCTAAAATCATTTGCACAAAGTCTCTGTCTGAAACAGCTTGGATTGGTAGGCCATTAGGAGCTTCATGTATCCTAGGAAAAGAAACCGTGAAATCTGCTTTCCAGTATTTTTTCATTAAATAATCAAGATGTTCAGCCAAGTTTATTGCTTCTGTTTGCCAATCCGACAAGCCAAGCAAAAAGCCTAAACCCATTTTTCTCATGCCAGCAGTGAGAGCTCTTTCTGGTGCAGTAAAGCGAAAATCAAAGTCTCTTTTTGGGCCAGCAGGATGCATGTTAGAATAAATTTTTCTGTTATACGTTTCTTGATATATGGTGAGTCCACTAGTACCAGCGTCCACAAGTTTTTTGTATTCTGCAGTTGTACAAGGGAAAACTTCTAGTGCCACATAAGAGAACATTTTTTGTGCTTGCTGAATGATCGGTTCTAAATAATCTACGCCAACGCTAGCTTTATGTTCACCAGTTAAGAGTAAAATATTATCAAAACCCTTGCTTTTGATTATTTGAAGTTGCGAAGTGGCTTCTTCAAGAGACAATGTTTGTCTTTTAATCTTCTGGTTTTTGTTAAATCCACAATATAAGCAAGAATTACAACATTCATTGGATAAGTATAGCGGTATATAAAGTTGGATGGTGTTGCCAAAGTGTTGTTGGGTTAATTTTTTTGCTTTCAGAGCTAAGTTATTTAATTCAGAGTCAGAAGTAGCTGTTAATAGTTTAGCAAAAGAAGAAACATTAAATGTCACTTTATTAACCAAGATAAAGGACTAGAAGCTTCTCCTTCTGATTCTTCAGCTAAGCCGGCAAGATATCCCTGCCTGCCCGCTATAACGGCACTTCTAAAAGCCGAAGCAATTAATATGGGGTCATTAGCAATAGCAATTGCAGTATTAACAAGAACAGCATCAGCTCCAAGCTCCATCGCCTCACAAGCATGAGAAGGAGCGCCAATTCCTGCGTCAACCACTACCGGAATATTGGAATTAGCAATTATAATTTTAATAAGCTCTTTGGTTTTTAGCCCTTTATTAGAACCAATTGGAGAGCCAAGAGGCATTACAGTTGCTGCACCAGCGTCTTCTAGTTTTTTGGCTAAGATAGGATCAGCTTGCATATAAGGGAGAACAACAAAGCCTTCTTTTACTAGAAATTTAGTTGCTATTAATGTTTCTTCACCATCAGGAACAAGATGTCTTGGTTCAGGTGTAACCTCTAGCTTTATCCAATTAGTTTGGCTCGAGGCTCTGGAAAGCATGGCTAGTCGGATTGCTTCATCGGCAGATTGAGCACCGGCAGTATTTGGTAGAAGTTGACACTTTTTAAGATCTAGGTGATTTAAAATATGATCGTCAGGATTACTTAAATCAACTCGTCTTAGTGCTACCGTAACCATTTCAGTTTCAGAAGCAATTAACGCACTTTTCATTATTGTTGAGGAGGAAAATTTGCCAGTACCAATAAAGAGACGAGAACCAAACAAGCGGCCAGCGATTTTTAAATCATCACCGATCATCTTGCTAAGTCTATTCTGCGTAATTGTGGAGAAGTAGCTTCAATTTCCTTTGATTTTAAATAAATTTCATAATTTTTTGAGATTACAGTTTGTAAGTTTGTTAGTTTATTTTCATCAGCATTTTCTGCCGTGATTAAGACATCAGCATCAGGACCATTTTGAAGAAATTTCATTTCAACATTAGAAGGGTATAAAGTTCCTTGATAGTTGGAATAGGAAACGGTTGTTGTTGGAAAATCAAAACTGATTAGTGCTGTTGGTAATTCTTTCTTTAATGCAGTAATAGTGGTGATAAAAAGTTCGTCTGCAGCAGAATTTTTTATAGTAATATTTTTTTCAGCTGTACAACCAAAAAGAATGAACGTTAACAAAAGCATTGAAAGAAAAAGAATTTTTTTAAGCATTTTGCACCTCAGCCTAAAGTATAAAGAATAGAAGTATATTTATCAATAAGAGTTATAAGCATAGGTGATAATAACAGAAACAAAGCATACAAACATAACCTTGGGTTTAACGTTTTAAAAGTTATAGGAGTTAATAATGGAAATAACCTTTGGGGAAAGTAATTTAAATAGTCTTGTTAGTAAAGGAGCCTTTGATAGTGTTTTTAGTTCAGTTGCTGGAAATAAGTTTTTTGATCAAAAAGCACTTAACAAGATACAAACAGATGACCTGCGAGAGGCTTTTTTTGATTGGTCTGAGGCAGAGCTTTTTGGAGTTGGCGAAAACGAAGAACATAAAAGTATTATTGCAGAAGTGACTGCAGGCCTAGAAGAATATAGAGAAGACTGGACAAAGTTTAACGTTGCTGAGAGCAAAAGAGATAATATTAGAATTCAGATAGACAAACTTGAAAAACAACAGGCTTACGAAGAATCGTTGTCTTTACCAGGAGAAATAGATAGTGATGTTGTTAAGCAAATAGCACAACTTAAATCCCAATTGCTACAAATCCAAGAAGGATAATAAAACCAGCTTAACCGGATAGCAGTGCTGGGTTTTCACTTTCCAACAAAATAAAATAATGTATTTAAATAAAAATAGTAGGGACAAGTTCTTGTAGTAAACGACATATGACATATTAATAATTCATGAAAACGTAAGATAAGAAAGGTAAAAAATGAACAATAAAATAATAGCAAATCAAGTATCTGTTACAGATAACACTTTAAAAACACGTACTGATAGTAATGACGTACAAAAAATTGAAACAAGCTGGGAAAGGTTAAAGAAACAAGCAAGTCAAATTAAAATTGAAACCGTCTCTATTGTTGGAAGCCCTATAGAAATAGCAACTATTAAAGCAATATTAAAGACATTATTTCCAAATACAACAATAAATACAGTAGAAGCAGCAAATTTTTATACAAACGCAACTAACCAAGGGTTTCAATTAGAATTAGCAAAAAATAATCAGATTGTGTTTATATCAGTCAAACCCTCTCCACAACAAAAAGAAATGTTGGAAGCAGTTTTGCAGTTATCCAGTAAAATAAACGTAATCACTTACAGTCAACAGCAAAAAGGATATTTAGTTAATACGTTAAACGGGTTAGTTGGAGTTCAAACAACAGGGCATATTATTTTTGAGGGTGGATATCCGTTAGGAGTGTTTGCTGGTGGACAAAACACAACAGTTGATAGTTATTATTCAGTAGCACAGAAGTTACTAGAAATAATACAAACATTAGCAGAGTAGTGTTGCAAAATAAAACAAGCTAGAGAATTAGCGTTTACAACACTAGTTGCAACACGTAAAATTGAATTTATTATGAAAAGACCAGAACTACTAGCCCCGGCAGGTAATTACGAAAACGCTTTTTTTGCACTTAAATATGGTGCAGATGCTATTTTTCAGGGATTGGATGGATTTTCTTTACGAAGAACAGCCAAGGCGGAGCTAGGCATAGAAGAGCTTACTCGTTGTGCGGAACTAGCTCATTCGTTAGGGAAAAAGCATTACTTGGCAATAAATCTTTTTGCTCATGAAGCAGACATTGTTAAGCTAAAAACTATAAGCCAAAAGCTAAAGGCTATCAAGACAGATGCTTTTATTGTTTCTGATCCTGGTATTTTTTTGATTTTAAAAGAACAGCTTCCAGATGCTGAATTTCATCTTTCTACACAAGCAAATACTCTTAATTCTGCAGCAGTAAAGTTTTGGCAGAAACAAGGAATAATTAGGGTTATTTTAGCCAGAGAGCTTACCAAAGAAGATATAGTTTCCATAAGAGATAACACGTCTATTGGATTAGAGATATTTGTGCACGGAGCGATGTGCATGAGTTATTCTGGAAGATGCCATTTAAGTAACTATTTTTTAGGTAGAGATGCCAATAGTGGAGAGTGTGCTCAACCATGTCGGTGGGAATACAAGCAGAAGGACGAAGGACGTGGGACGAAGGACGATAAGATGTATGTTGAGATTGAAGAAGATGAAAAAGGTACATATATTTTGAACTCTAAGGACCTATGTTTGGTAGAAAAGATACCAGAATTAATGGAAATAGGGATAGATTCATTCAAGATTGAAGGTAGGAACAAAACAAGCTATTACGTAGCAAATGTAGTGCGAGTATATCGTGCAGTAATAGATGAGTGTTTACAGGGAAAACTTAGAGAGGCTACTCTGGCTTGGGCTAAACAAGAGCTGACTAATATTTCACATCGTGATTACAGCACTGGATTTTATGACGGGGAAAAGGGGAGCTTTAACTTTGAATCTTCAGGCTATATTAAGGATACAAAAATGGTAGGGATTGCTTATTCTGATAGTAATCAAATAACCGTAGACGTAAGGGACAAAATAGAAGCAGGAGACGTGTTGGAGTTTCTTTTTCCAGGAGAAAAGGAAGCAAAAAGTGTCCTTCTTGAGAAAATGAAAGATGCCAATAAAGATGCCGTTTTGAGTGTTGCACATAACAGAACGAAGGTTTTAATTCCAAATAAGTTCGGTGCTTTTGAGCAAATAATAGTACGCAAAAATAGTTGAGATTTTTTCGTTTTAAAAACGATAAATTATCCAGAGATAAATCATTATCAAAGGAGAATGCATGTACTATAAAATAATGAGTCTTAGAGAACAAGATTCTGAAATACAAGTAAGCTTGTTTAAGGCACTACAAATATTAGAAGATCAAAATAACCTTTGTTTTCAAAAAACCCAAGGTAGAGTTGAAATTAGCGGGATGAATAATGCGTTGTTTATAGAAGGCGATAAACCAGCATTACATGATTCTTTATATTCATTTTCAAAACAAATAGCTCAAAGAATATTAAATAACTTCTTAAATGAATTTGAGTTAAATCTAGTAGCAGATTTTGATGATGATTTTGCGCCAGTTTTTAAAAGTCAAAATGAACAGTTAGGGTTTATTATTTTGGAGCTTATTAAAAATG of the Candidatus Margulisiibacteriota bacterium genome contains:
- the thiH gene encoding 2-iminoacetate synthase ThiH → MTFNVSSFAKLLTATSDSELNNLALKAKKLTQQHFGNTIQLYIPLYLSNECCNSCLYCGFNKNQKIKRQTLSLEEATSQLQIIKSKGFDNILLLTGEHKASVGVDYLEPIIQQAQKMFSYVALEVFPCTTAEYKKLVDAGTSGLTIYQETYNRKIYSNMHPAGPKRDFDFRFTAPERALTAGMRKMGLGFLLGLSDWQTEAINLAEHLDYLMKKYWKADFTVSFPRIHEAPNGLPIQAVSDRDFVQMILAFRIAFPKVGILLSTRENAQLRDNLLGLGVTQISAESKTNPGGYSENSSDEQFKVSDNRSLEEIISTLEKKGFDPVIKDWSTILSKKQ
- a CDS encoding thiazole synthase, which gives rise to MIGDDLKIAGRLFGSRLFIGTGKFSSSTIMKSALIASETEMVTVALRRVDLSNPDDHILNHLDLKKCQLLPNTAGAQSADEAIRLAMLSRASSQTNWIKLEVTPEPRHLVPDGEETLIATKFLVKEGFVVLPYMQADPILAKKLEDAGAATVMPLGSPIGSNKGLKTKELIKIIIANSNIPVVVDAGIGAPSHACEAMELGADAVLVNTAIAIANDPILIASAFRSAVIAGRQGYLAGLAEESEGEASSPLSWLIK
- a CDS encoding U32 family peptidase C-terminal domain-containing protein, giving the protein MKRPELLAPAGNYENAFFALKYGADAIFQGLDGFSLRRTAKAELGIEELTRCAELAHSLGKKHYLAINLFAHEADIVKLKTISQKLKAIKTDAFIVSDPGIFLILKEQLPDAEFHLSTQANTLNSAAVKFWQKQGIIRVILARELTKEDIVSIRDNTSIGLEIFVHGAMCMSYSGRCHLSNYFLGRDANSGECAQPCRWEYKQKDEGRGTKDDKMYVEIEEDEKGTYILNSKDLCLVEKIPELMEIGIDSFKIEGRNKTSYYVANVVRVYRAVIDECLQGKLREATLAWAKQELTNISHRDYSTGFYDGEKGSFNFESSGYIKDTKMVGIAYSDSNQITVDVRDKIEAGDVLEFLFPGEKEAKSVLLEKMKDANKDAVLSVAHNRTKVLIPNKFGAFEQIIVRKNS